In the Mytilus trossulus isolate FHL-02 chromosome 1, PNRI_Mtr1.1.1.hap1, whole genome shotgun sequence genome, one interval contains:
- the LOC134688499 gene encoding adenosine receptor A2a-like, whose product MNATNITSNETTLYAFTFPPMLIAFMTLQQLVFVVACIGNGLVIFIFARHLKFKSNTNKFIVSLAFADFFTGISCGTQMFYFFYPKISSNMILCILRYQVITVMTLTSQLTVGVAAFDRYLAICHPHKYALVITRSTSNIMCILPWILPTYVILGPMLGWRNWYPGIPCSFDIIFPKSLRATAYIIVYIVSIITAILYLPVLKTAWRYYQRMNKYQQNQTRDHMQTTNKIKKAILAAKVTGIVTIVFSIFWLPYMTLSSWIMVSPTTKSKLESDLANWLVFFGASNSMVNPIIYAWKRPDVNQQFKKVFCGSNPVSHVEHLKT is encoded by the coding sequence ATGAACGCGACAAACATCACATCGAATGAAACAACCTTATACGCATTTACTTTCCCGCCAATGTTGATTGCCTTTATGACTTTACAGCAATTGGTTTTTGTTGTGGCATGTATCGGAAACGGTCTAGTGATATTTATATTTGCAAGGCATTTGAAGTTCAAATCGAATACCAACAAATTCATCGTTAGTTTGGCATTTGCAGATTTTTTCACTGGTATATCATGTGGAACACAAATGTTCTACTTTTTCTATCCGAAGATATCATCGAACATGATCCTTTGTATTCTGAGGTATCAAGTTATCACAGTTATGACACTGACGTCACAATTAACTGTAGGTGTAGCAGCATTTGATAGGTACTTGGCTATATGTCATCCCCATAAGTACGCGCTAGTCATTACGAGGTCAACTTCAAATATAATGTGTATTCTTCCCTGGATTTTACCTACCTATGTGATACTGGGTCCTATGCTTGGGTGGAGGAATTGGTATCCTGGCATTCCATGCAGTTTTGACATAATCTTCCCGAAGTCGCTGCGCGCAACTGCATACATAATTGTGTACATTGTCAGCATAATAACTGCAATACTGTACCTTCCGGTTTTGAAAACAGCATGGCGTTATTACCAACGAATGAATAAATATCAGCAAAACCAGACGAGAGACCACATGCAGACGacgaataaaataaaaaaggccATCCTAGCAGCTAAAGTTACCGGCATTGTAACTATTGTATTTAGTATCTTTTGGTTGCCATACATGACATTAAGTTCCTGGATCATGGTATCACCTACCACGAAATCGAAGCTGGAATCTGATTTAGCAAATTGGTTGGTATTTTTCGGAGCCTCAAACAGTATGGTTAACCCAATTATTTATGCTTGGAAGCGTCCAGATGTGAATCAGCAATTCAAAAAGGTGTTCTGTGGTTCAAATCCTGTCAGTCACGTAGAACATTTAAAAACCTAA